CTGGGCAGGGCAATGTTCAGAACCAACTGATACAGTATCAGTTGCTTCTTACAGCGGCTACCTTCTTGGCTACTGCTTTTGCCGCTGTTACAGCAGTATTTGGAATGAATTTTGCCGCCACTGTTTTCGATCATCCATCTACATTCAATTGGGTTCTGGTTATTAGCAGTGTTGCCTGTGGGTTCCTGTACTTCTCTTTTCTGATGTATTTTAGGTACAAAAGGATCTTCCCATTGTAAGGTAAAAGTATATACTTAAATGAAATCGACGACTCACATTCTAGTGGTGAAACTGAGTGTTCTATCACGCTTAAAGAGCTTCAACGACGAAATAATTAGTGAAATTCCTAGACTACTATACATGCATTGCATCTTTTTCTAATTCTCGTTAACTTAAAATCTCAAAGAATCGTTACCAACACTCCAAAAATAATCATACAGCACTTTGTATGACGATTTTTGTGGAGTACCAATAACAGGTCTCCAACCGTATATGCAGCATTCTGTTCATCTTTCTATTCAATCAGCCTCATTGCGTACCTATACCAAATCCATTAAACGCACCTTCTTTTCACTGGCTTCAAGTGCTGCCTCGAGTTCCAAGATTCGTGCTTCGAGCCTCGACTCGACCACTTCATACAGGCGCAAACTCAGCTCCTGAGGCGACACACCTCTGTTAATTTCCTCGTGAGTGTTCTCTTCCAAAATCTCTAGTTCAGCTAGGAGTTCTGCCTCAATTTTTCTCATTGCTTCGACACCGTCCTCCATCTGATCATCGAGCCTTTTCGCAACACGTATGTTCGATCTCTCAGATTCTCGTACGTCGAAGGAGGTAATGATCTGCTTCTCAGTTCCCTGGAATTTAAAACCCTCCTCATGTAAACTTTGGACCAACTTCTGAGTCTGGTTCAACAACTCATTCAACTTGTCAACTTCTCTTTTACGTGCACTAATAGTGTATATTGCTCCAATAGTGATTCCAACAAAGAAAAGCAGCAGTCCATTTTTTGAACCTGAAAAAGtacaaattaaacaaaacagAATGGAATTGTTATTATGACTCCAAAATAGTCATTAACGACTCATTCCTCCTCATTTTTTTTGTCGGGGAAAAGTACATGACGACTTTTTTGAAGTAGTGATAACAGATTCCTAATAAGAATAGTGTAAAACCTTGTGAATCAAACGGGCTGCCAGCCACCGGTTTAGTTGAGCCGCTacatctcctcctcctccttccctGCCGCCACGCCGCCTTTTCCTCGCTCTCTAACCACACGTCATTGACTTGGCTGCCATTGTTAACCAAAAATGGCCCCAATGCCAAAATACAAGGTGATGCACAAGATGGGCTATACACATCCTCTTCCACTCTGGCATTTTCCCCATACAACACCACCTGAGCCAATAAGCAGCTTTCCGTATAATTAAGTGCTTTTAGAGAATGCCCTTTTGATTTAACTCCAAGACATCTGCTTTTCTCTAGTCTTTGATGAAAAAGAAACCCAGCTTTTTCTGCtacaacaaaatcagaaaccaGTTCCCCAGAAGACTCTGTCAGCTCATCGCCATCATCACCTGATTTATCTGCAACACCTTCCCTCTCTCTGGAAAACCATttgtgccaataacacttcgcCACGTAACCAGCCCCAGTGGCTGCTGTTGCTGCAGCTATAATCCAAAAATCCATAGCctctttttttggtcaattctgatcttcaaaaaccaaaaacgaAAAGGGTTTTTGGTGAAATCCGTCTGTCTTGAtcgaaaagatgaagaaaagggAGGAGATCCAATTTTTACTCTTCCTTCAAAAATGGTTGGTGGTGTCGATGATAGCAAATCCACAACGGCTATATTAATAATAGTTGGTCACGCAAAGAGTCGTTCTTCCTTGCCCACGTATGAAAATTTCAAACGGTTTTAACGAGATATTTTTCTATACATGTTGGACTGAAAATTAAGGAGGAATCATTCCTTCACACTTGAGGAGCCGAGCAGTGTTCTAGGCTGAGAGTCAAATTGGTAAGTTGGTCATCCTGTTGGCTTGTAGGTAtcaaatattgaaggaaatccggaaaatatgaaaaaattagGTAATATATAGCAGGTGCATTGAACTACCGCAGAAACGTTCACAGCACGTCCTAATTGGACAGGGAATTTAAAAAGGTTAATTAGCATAAATAGTCACTAATATTCCTGATTAATCCAATTTTATATACATGGGAAGAGTAATGATCCGTTTATTTCACTCTGTAGTAACAAATATTTACTTTCCAGATCATGAGGCAAGTGTGGTGCTAGGGCAGCTATCAGCAGTGCAGGCCAAGATGTCCCTGTAATCTCTGGATATTCTGAACGAGTCATAAACCTGCCCGTCCCTGCTCTTCTTGTACTCGAACAAAAGGTTCGAGTGATCGAATGCTGTGAGCTTCACGAATCCATGGTCGTAGTCTTTGAAAACACTCCATTTCGTTTGGATGGCGGTAAACGTTGACAGCCTTGCTCCTGCACCACCAGCAACCACATGTATTGTTCCATTCAAGCTGCCCTTGTAATGGCGTTTCTCTTCATCGGTGCAAATATTCTGTTGCGCAAACACgcaagaaattttttattgtaacttAAAAAAATTCTAACTTACTTCCTACTTATGCAATGGGAAAATGTACCTGGTATATGGGACAGGTTCTTTCGTAGTTATGGACATGGCCGTAGATGCCAATGTCGACCTTATACTTTTGCCAGAGTTTTTGGAGGCTCTCCCTCCCCATTGGTTCTGCAAACGATCCTTCTTTCGCGTAATAGAAATCTGAAGAGTATCCCAGAACTCGATGTGCAAGAAATATTAGCCAGGGTTGCTTCTGCCTATCGACTGATGCTAAGCAGTGCCCGATGAACTTGTACTGCTCCGTGCCCTCTCTCCAGTCATGTTCCGTGTCTGCTATGCAGAAGCGAAACATGCCGTAGTCAGTTTTGTACCTGAATTAAGAAATAACATCCTCATAAATGAAGACCAATCAAAATTGAGGATTTCTGACACGATATTCGCGTACCAGAACTTAGCTCTGTTCTCTGTGGGAACATAGAACATATTTTCAGCCAACACACCACATTCGCCTCCTGAATCCATTTTCCGATAGAAAGAACCTGCTCCTGGCCAGTCTCGTTCATGGTTTCCACtgaaagcaaaaataaaaatcaccGAAATTGGATAAAGATGATATCTTGTTCAAAGCAAGTAAGGAAATTAAACAATGGTGCAAACCTTGCAATCATGTAAGGAACAGTTGATGCTATTGGTTCGACCTGTGCAGTAAATTGGTCCCATTGAGAAAGATAACCATTCGCGTAACATATATCCCCAATGTGGAAGACTATATCGATGTTTTTCAAGTCACGAATAAGCTGCTTAGTAGTGTTAAGCGAACCTGGCTGGAAATTGTTGTATTCATTGGAACCATCAGCTTCATCCTGCATGGTAAGATATGAGGATTTAGTaccataagaagaagaaaaaatcatTTTGGCGTAGAAAAATTCAGTGAAACGGATAGATTTTTGAAGCAAGTCCGAACCTTTCCCATGTCACCAAAAATGACTACGCGCTGTAAAGAATTTTGACCAGGATAAGGGGATGCTCTAAACTGATACGTTCGACTCCAAATGTATGTACCATTAAACAATCTATGCCCCAGCTTGTACGTGTACCTGCATAAAAGTGAGCTTCATTTTAACTGGTGATTTGCCATAAAATCCAACAGCTGATTGTGAAATTTTTGACATTGTACTCATTGAATAGTTCATGGTTGTATCGTAAACTCGTGTAGTCAACAGGTTACTATAAAACTCACTCCTCGTTCAAGAAAATTGAATATACAGATTTTAACATACTGTCTGTTTGGCCACAACTCCTTCAGAAAACTAGTATGTATGAATCCAGGGTCACGCCATCCCACTGTTCTTGCTGGTGCACCTGCACATGTACATTGACAAGATAAACTGTAAAGCCACAAAAATTTTAAGAAGGATTTAACAATGCAAAAATTTACCTTCAAGTCTTTGTAGGCTCCTACTTTCTATGAATATTGATACATGTTCGACAGCAAAGATGATAGACTAACAACTGGTTTTACTGTTACAAATACTGGTATAATCTTCACCTTATAAATTAGCAATGTCAAGAATCTATCGTTACTAAAACGACTTTAGATTATCgtgttttctcttttcttctcccttTTTGTATGGGTGAACTCAAAATAGAAACAAGGTGCAAGAGAGTTACACACCACACAAGCTACGACGATCAAAAGTTAGCGTCACAGCAGGGGAACGCGTAGTTTCTCCTCTCGGACCCCATTCAACAAAAGGTTCTGCGTCATTGATCCCATATCCACTTGTCCATGTTACAGTCATCTGAGTTTAGTACAGAACCATATGGATCATTAACCGTTTtcttaaatataatatatacatgtatatgtTTCTTTGAAAACGACTCTTTAAAAATGCATGCTGTGTGCTCTGAGGATTTGAACTAGGGCGGAGACTATAACTTACTTCATTCCATTCTTTTCCTTGTGCTATGCGAGGGTAAACTGGTGCATCTGGATTAGCGAAAGCTACATGATTTGACACCGCCACCACCTTTGGCTATTGAGCAGAAAAGAAAGAATCAGACAATTGCTGCATCATTTATATAACGGGTTCAGTTTCAGAAACCACAGTACTCAGATTAGTCTTCCATGTGTGAAAGACGAAGACATGAAAAAGCGACCATAGAGACAGGAGAATTCGTCAAACAGTTGCGAAAGAAACCTTTTCCAGCTAGATTATATGTATCCAACAGGACTGACCAGCTAGTACTTTAAGAAAACACAAGGCAGTTTTTGTAGATTATTGACAAATGGAGTTCGCATAATTCACTAAGCTGCTATTAGAAACACAATTTGTATGCGAAAGTACCAAAACGCTCAATTTAAgaggaaaacaaaaatcaaaagatGGTACAACAAAAGCCAATGTATAACAGCCTACTTATCCCATGAATATGCAGAAGCAAAGACAGTTTTCAGCATACATTCAATAAACCGCCAGAAAATAGTGCGAAAGAGAAGTCCGATCTCTGGTTGATCAGCTGAAGCTTCAAGAACCCTTTTCCGGTGTCTTTGTAGTCGGGAGTGGAGTAATTCGCATACTGAAACTGTAAAGTGAAACAATTTAAGGTTCATATCTGCAGCTCTTTGTAAACAAGGTAGAAAAAATCATCACATAGTATGCTGGATGAACCTTAATCGGCGCAGAACACAAAAACGGAGGATAAACTCTCGGATTCTCCTCAGGGCAGGTGGAAGCACTGAAAAGTTGAATTGCTTCCAATCAGACCAAAGGCATTAAATTTGACCATGGAATACAATAAGAAAGGAAAACATTTGAAGGACATCATTCAAAAAAAGGTCTAAATGTTTGATTGAATTCAAATTTAAGCACAATGGCAATGCAAGAACAGGTTTATATACCTGAAATTAGCAGGAGAAAACACTCCAATCCAATCATCGATTTTCGGGTTTTCGGTACCAAATTCCAACTTCACCCACTCTGTGTTTTGCCCCTAAAACATCAACAATCAACCCATCAGTCCAAACCACAGGACGAACACTGTGGCAGCATCACAAGTCAATGATCAGACCAGAAGGGGTCACCAAAACCAAATTAGGCTTTGAATTAAGAGTCTGTAAATAGCAATTAGTGAAATGCTCACCCTTAATCCAAGAACAGAAGGAGAGGCTTGAATGTAAGCATGCTCATCAAGTGCAAAGGTTGCTCTATGAATAGCAATTCTGGAAAGGGGGTGATCTCCATGCGAGCTTGCCTTCTCAACTTGAAGGGTTGCAACAACAACCACCAACAGAATTGCCAACAGCCTCACTTGTTTCATTTCTTTCATCCCAATTTCCCCCACGGTATGAAAAATGAAGAATCTTGTAGGAACAAAGGAACAAAGTTGCCAACTTTGAGTGATGCTGGTGCTGTTGAACTGAAGTACAAGATTTTATGGGTTTCTGAGTTCCTGAGTTCCCAATGATTGCAAATACCTAACCACTTTGGGAATCTTAAGGAAGATTCGACCTTTGCTCCCATTTTTTCAAAGGGCATTTCAGTCAACAGCTGCTGTGCATTTTGAAGTTGTCGTTTTTTgccgggttttttttttgtttttttttttcactacgTTCTCCGAGCTTTTGATTCGCACTGAACAAACATATTTTTGATACTACAACTATATTTTGAGGAGTGATGTTAATTTCCTAGTGAGTGTTCTGTTCCAAAATCTCTAGTTTCAGCCAGGAGTTCTGCGTCAATTTTTCTCATTGCTTCGACATCGTCCTCCTCCGTCCGATCATCGAGCTGTTAGAATATGAGTATAAAAACATGATTGTGGATTAGCTGTTATATTGGATGAATTTTGAATGGAAAAGTCTTGATAAAGTATTTGTGTAAATCCTATTTCTTGTAGGATTATGAGTGTTTTTAGTGTTACTTTGGGAAAAGGTTTTGGATCCTTCTCGGATTGATCTTGTACACTCATAGTGTAAAATGGTTTTTGTTTTAGAGTCCAACACTAATTCTAATAGGAGAATGTGTTGGATTAATGCTGTATATAACCACAGTCACTGCTCTTGCAAAGATACGGCTCATCTTGTATTGAATACCTATTGTTCGAAGAGCTCTCTAGTTTTGCTAAAGAGGAGAAGATTGTCTGGTGGTGAAGCTGCTATGGCTTCTTCGAGTTCGAGTTCTGCAGGTATGTTTTGACTGGTTTTATGCTGAGGTTTATGGTTATGTTGTTCACATTGTTTGTTGGTAGTATTGGTGATTTATTGGCATATCTATGATCCGTGACAAGGTTCCAACACGAGCCACATCCGTTCGATTTCTCAGATTCTCGTACATTGAAGGAGGTAATGATCTGCTTCTCGGTTCCCTGGAATTTAAAACGCTCCGCCTCCTCATGTAAACTTTGGACCAACTTCTGAGTCTGCTTCAACAACTCGTTCAACTTGTCAACTTCTCTTTTACGTGCACTAAGAGTATATATTGCACCAGTAGTCATTAAAGATTCATTTCTCCTCTTATTTTTCCGTCAGGAAAGAGTGCATGATGACTTTTTTGAAGTACAGATAACAGATTACTAATAAGAACAGCGTAAAACCTTGTGAATCAAACGGTCCGTCAACCACCAGTTTAGTTGAGCTGCTGCATCTCCTCTTCCTCATCCTTCCCCGACGCCACCGCCACTTTTCCTCACTCTCTAACCACACACGTCATTGACTTGGCTGCCATTGCTCCCCAAAAATGGCCTCATTGCCAAATACTAGGTGCGGCACATGATGAGCTATACACATCATCTTCCACTCTGGCATTTTCCCAATACAACACCGCCCGAGCCAATAAGCAGCTTTCTGTAGACTTAAGTGCTTTTAAAGAAAGCCCTTTTGATTTAACTCCAAGATATCTGCTTTTCTTTAGTCTTtgatggaaaagaaaagaaacccaGCTTTTTCTGCCACAACATAATCAGAAACCAATTCCCCAGAAGACTCAGTCAGCTCCTCACCATCATGAACTGATTGATCTGCTACACCTTTCCTTTCTCTGGAAAACTATTTGTGCAAATTATGCTTCTCCACGTTATTTGAAATATAGCCGTTGTGGATTCAAATAAAAAGCCCCAGTTGCTGCTGCCAGAATCTATAAATCCAAATAAAAAGCCTcctttttttgtcaattctgaTCTTCAAAACCCAAAAGCGAAAAGGGTTTTTGGTGAAATCTGTCCGTCTTGatcgaaaagaaaaagaaaaggaaggacATCCAATTTTTACTCTTCCTTCAAAAATGGTTGGTTGGTAACGTTGTCTAAGGAAAACCAATGATAGCGAATCCACAACGGCTATATTAATAGTTGTCACATGTAAGGAGTCGTTCTTCCTCGCTTACGTATGAAAACTTCAACTGGTTTTAACAAGATATTTTTCTATACACGTTACACTGAAAATAAGGAAGAATAATTCCTTCACATGTGAGGAGCCGAGCAGTGTTCTAGGCTGAGAGTCAAACTGGGAAGTTGGTCATTCTGATGGCTTGTAGGTTttaaatattgaaggaaatctagaaaacatgaaaaaattAGGTAATACATAGCAGGTGCATTGAACTACCACAGAAACGTTCACAGCACGTCCTAATACTAATAGCATAATTAGTCACTAACATTCCTGATTAACTATCATAATCTCTTACTTTTATATACATAAAAAGATCACTATTTTGTGACAGCTGATAATGATCCGTTTATTTCACTCTATAGTAACAAATATTTACTTTCCAGATCATGAGGCAAGTGTGGTGCTAGGGCAGCTATCAACGGTGCAGGCCAAGATGTCCCTATAATCTCTGGATATTCTGAACGAGTCATAAACCTGCCCGTCCCTGCTCTTCTTGTACTCGAACAAAAGGTTCGAGTGATCGAATGCTGTGAGCTTCACGAATCCATGGTCGAAGTCTTTAAAAACACTCCATTTCGTTTGGAGGGAAGTAAACGGTGACAGGCTTGCTCCTGCACCACCAGCAGCCACATGTATTGTTCCATTCAAGCTGCCCTTGTACTGGTGTTTCTCTTCATTGGTGCAAATATTCTGTCGCCGAAACaacagaaattttttattgtaacttGAAAATATTCTACTTACTTCCTATTTACGCAATGGGAAAATGTACCTGGTATATGGGACAGGTTCTTTCGTAGTTATGGACATGCCCATAGATGCCAATGTCGACCTTATACTTTTGCCAGAGTTTTTGGAGGCTCTCCCTCCCCATTGGTTCTGCAAATGATCCTTCTACCGCATAAGAGGCATCCGAAGAGTATCCTAGAACTCGATGTGCGAGAAATATTAGCCAGGGTTGCTTCTGCCTATCAACTGATGCTAAGCAGTGCTCAATGAACTTGTACTGCTCTGTGCCCTCTCTCCAGTCATGTTCCGTGTCTGCTATGCAGAAGCGAAACATGCCGTAGTCCGTCTTGTACCTGAATTAAGAAataacattctcagaaatgaagATCTAATCAAAATTGACAGATTTCTGACACGATATTGGCATACCAAAACTTAGCTCTATTCTCTGTGGGAACATAGAACATATTTTCAGCCAACACACCGCATTCACCTCCTGAATCCATGTTCTCATAGAAAGAACCCGTTCCTGGCCAGTCTCGTTCATGGTTTccactgaaagaaaaaaaaaatcaccgaAATTAGATAAAGATGATAGATTGTTCAAAGCAAGTAGGGAAATTAAACAATGGTGCAAACCTTGCAATCATGTAAGGAACAGTTGATGCTATTGGTTCAACCTGTGCAGTAAATTGGTCCCATTGTGAAAGATAACCATTTGCATAACATATATCCCCAATGTGGAAGACTATATCGATGTTTTTCAAGTCACGAATAAGTTGCTTAGTAGTGTTAAGCGAACCTGGCTGGAAGTTGTTGTATTCATTGGAACCATCAGCTTCATCCTGCATGGTAAAATATGAGGATGTAGTAccataagaagaaacaaaaatcaTTATGGGGTCAAAAATTTCATCGAAACGAACAGATTTTTGAAGTGAGTTTGAACCTTTCCCATGTCACCGAAAATGACTACACGCTGTAAAGAATTTTGACCAGGATAAGGGGATGCTCTAAACTGATACGTTTGACTCCAAATGTATGTACCATTAAACAATCTATGCCCCAGCTTGTACGTGTACCTGCATAAAAGTGATCTTCATTTTAACCGGTGTTTTGCCATAAAATCCAACAGCTGTTGGTGATATATGACATTGTACTCATTGAATAATAGTTCATGGTTGTATCGTAAACTCGTGTAGTTAACAGGTTACTATAAAACTCACTCCTCGTTCAAGAAAATTGTATATACAGAATTTTAACATACTGTCTGCTTGGCCACAACTCCTTCAGAAAACTAGTATGTATGAATCCAGGGTCACGCCATCCCACTGTTCTTGCTGGTGCACCTGCATACGTACATTGACAAGATAAACTGTAAAGCCACAAAAGTTTTAAGAAGGATTTAACAATGCAAAAATTTACCTTCGAGTCTTTGTAGGCTCCTACATTCTATGAATATACATGTTCGGCAGCAAAGATTATAGACTAACAACTGGTTTTACTGTTACGAATACTGGTTTTATCTTCACTTTATAAATTAGCCATGCCGATATCTATCATTAATAAAAACGACTTTAGATGATCgtgttttctcttttcttctcccttTTTGTATGGGTGAATTCAAAATAGAAACAAGGCGCAAGAGAGTTACACACCACACAAGCTACGACGATCAAAAGTTAGCGTCACAGCTGGGGAACGCGTAGTTTCTCCTCTCGGACCCCATTCAACAAAAGGTTCTGCGTCATTGATCCCATATCCACTTGTCCATGTTACGGTCATCTGAGTTTAGTACAGAACCATATGGATTACCTTCATTAACCATCTTCTTAAATATATACATTTCTTTGAAAACACCTGTTTAAATATGCATGCTGTTTGCTTTGAGGATTTGAACTGGTGCATATGGCGGGGAGTAGGAAACTATAACTTACTTCATTCCATTCTTTTCCTTGTGCTATGCGCGGGTAAACTGGTGCATCTGGATTGGCGAAAGCTATATGATTTGACACCGCCACCACCCTTGGCTATTGAGcagaaaagaaagaatcaaCAAATTGCAGCATCATTAATTCAACGAGTTCAGTTTTGGAAACCACAGTACTCAGATCAGTCTTCTATGTGTGAAGgacaaacacatgaaaaagcTACCACAGAGACAGGAGAGTTCGTCAAACAGTTGCAAAAGAAACCTTTTTTCCAGCTAGATTAAATGCATGCAACGGGATTGATTAGCTAGTACTTGAAGAAAACACAGGGCAGTTTTGTGGGCTATTGACAAATGGAGTTTGCATAATTCATCAAGATGCTATCAGAAACACAATTTGTATGTGAAAGTACTTCGCTCAATTTAAAAgggaaacaaaaatcaaaagataGTATAACAAAGCCAATGTATAACAATCTAGTTATCCCATGAATATGCAGAATACAAAACGAAGACAGTTGTCATCATACATTCAATAAACCGCCAGAAAATAGTGCGAAAGAGAACTCTGATCTCTGGTTGATGAGCTGAAGCTTCAAGAACCCCTTTCCGGTGTCTTTGTAGTCGGGAGTGGAGTAATTCGCATACTGAAACTGTAAAGCGAAACATTTTAAGGTTCATATCTGCAGCTCTTTATAAAGTGTAGAAAAACTCATCACGTATGCTGGATGAACCTTAATCGGCGCAGAACACAAAAATGGAGGAAAAACTCTCGGATTCTCCTCAGGGCAGGTGGAAGCACTGAAAAGGGTAAATTTGAATTACTTCCAATCAGACCAAAGGCATTAAATTTAACCACAGAACACAATAAGCAAGGAAAACATTTGAAGGAAATCATTCAAAAAAAGGTCTAAATGTTCGACTGAATTCAAATATAAGCACAAGGGCAATGCAAGAACAGGTTTATATACCTGAAATTAGCAGGAGAAAACACTCCAATCCAATCATCGATTTTCGGGTTTTCGGTACCAAATTCCAACTTCACCCACTCTGAGTTCTGCCCCTAAAACATCAACAATCAACCCATCAGCCCAAACCACAGGATGAACACTGTGGCAGCATCGCAAGTCAATAACGCTCCGCGATTAGACCAGAAGGGGCCACCAAAACCAAATTAGGCTTTGAATTAAGAGTCTAAATAGTAATTAGTGAAATGCTTACCCTTAATCCAAGAACGGAAGGAGAGGCTTGAATGTAAGCAGGCTCATCAAGTGCAAAGGTTGCTCTATGAATAGCAATTCTGGAAAGAGGGTGATCTCCATGCGAGCTTGCCTTCTCAACTTGAAGGGTTGCAACAACAACTAACAGAATTGCCAACAGCCTCACttgtttaatttctttcatcCAATTTCCCACGCAGcatgaaaaatgaagaaactTTGTGAGAACAAACGAAGAAAGCTGCAAACTTTGAGTGATGCAGTCGAACTGAAGTACAAGATTTTTTTGGGTTTCTGAGTTTTCAATGATTGCAAATCGTTAACAACTTTGGGAATCTTAAAAGGAAGATTCGACTTTTGCTCCCATTTTTCAAGGGGCGTTTCAGTAAAGAGCTGCTGTGCATTTTGAAGTTGTCGTTTTTTTGCCGGGTTTttgacttttaatttttttgttgccATGCCAGTTTTGATTGACCGCTTTATTTGAGAAGCGATGTTACacttatcatatttttttattatatttatattttaaaaagaaTCACAAATGGATTAACATCGGAATGTTGTTATAATATTTATCtgatattttaattttcaaataaaatttaatattttagtaCTGCATCACGCTaaatttgaaaatggtaagtatGGAATGACAtggatttaaaaataaataaaaatgatcaATTGGTGATGTAACTACAACAGTCATCTCTTTTAAGAGTTAAGAAGACTCACAAAACATTTTGTCTTTTCTTAATCATCATTGTGTGATTTAAAACGCCAAAAAACAGAATCACATTCCTCCATTTATTCTTTATTGTGTCCAGGAGGGGATGCTAAATGTTGGATGAGTCCAATGCACTCTTTGTTTGACAAAGGGTTGCATCTTTTGTTAAATAATATTTGGGTCTATATAACCATCCACTAACGCGTACAAGAGTTATACttctttgtttaatttttggacTTCCAGTCTTCCCTACCAAAGAGCTAGCACAAACGTAGAGGCGAAATTTTTTCGTTCAAACATTGCAGTTATTGCAAGCATCAATCGATAATGTTTGTTGGTGcgtatatttttcttt
The nucleotide sequence above comes from Malus sylvestris chromosome 16, drMalSylv7.2, whole genome shotgun sequence. Encoded proteins:
- the LOC126607267 gene encoding probable inactive purple acid phosphatase 1 isoform X2, with the translated sequence MKEIKQVRLLAILLVVVATLQVEKASSHGDHPLSRIAIHRATFALDEPAYIQASPSVLGLRNSEWVKLEFGTENPKIDDWIGVFSPANFSASTCPEENPRVFPPFLCSAPIKFQYANYSTPDYKDTGKGFLKLQLINQRSEFSFALFSGGLLNPRVVAVSNHIAFANPDAPVYPRIAQGKEWNEMTVTWTSGYGINDAEPFVEWGPRGETTRSPAVTLTFDRRSLCGAPARTVGWRDPGFIHTSFLKELWPSRQYTYKLGHRLFNGTYIWSQTYQFRASPYPGQNSLQRVVIFGDMGKDEADGSNEYNNFQPGSLNTTKQLIRDLKNIDIVFHIGDICYANGYLSQWDQFTAQVEPIASTVPYMIASGNHERDWPGTGSFYENMDSGGECGVLAENMFYVPTENRAKFWYKTDYGMFRFCIADTEHDWREGTEQYKFIEHCLASVDRQKQPWLIFLAHRVLGYSSDASYAVEGSFAEPMGRESLQKLWQKYKVDIGIYGHVHNYERTCPIYQNICTNEEKHQYKGSLNGTIHVAAGGAGASLSPFTSLQTKWSVFKDFDHGFVKLTAFDHSNLLFEYKKSRDGQVYDSFRISRDYRDILACTVDSCPSTTLAS
- the LOC126607267 gene encoding probable inactive purple acid phosphatase 1 isoform X1, with protein sequence MKEIKQVRLLAILLVVVATLQVEKASSHGDHPLSRIAIHRATFALDEPAYIQASPSVLGLRGQNSEWVKLEFGTENPKIDDWIGVFSPANFSASTCPEENPRVFPPFLCSAPIKFQYANYSTPDYKDTGKGFLKLQLINQRSEFSFALFSGGLLNPRVVAVSNHIAFANPDAPVYPRIAQGKEWNEMTVTWTSGYGINDAEPFVEWGPRGETTRSPAVTLTFDRRSLCGAPARTVGWRDPGFIHTSFLKELWPSRQYTYKLGHRLFNGTYIWSQTYQFRASPYPGQNSLQRVVIFGDMGKDEADGSNEYNNFQPGSLNTTKQLIRDLKNIDIVFHIGDICYANGYLSQWDQFTAQVEPIASTVPYMIASGNHERDWPGTGSFYENMDSGGECGVLAENMFYVPTENRAKFWYKTDYGMFRFCIADTEHDWREGTEQYKFIEHCLASVDRQKQPWLIFLAHRVLGYSSDASYAVEGSFAEPMGRESLQKLWQKYKVDIGIYGHVHNYERTCPIYQNICTNEEKHQYKGSLNGTIHVAAGGAGASLSPFTSLQTKWSVFKDFDHGFVKLTAFDHSNLLFEYKKSRDGQVYDSFRISRDYRDILACTVDSCPSTTLAS